The Triplophysa dalaica isolate WHDGS20190420 chromosome 5, ASM1584641v1, whole genome shotgun sequence genome window below encodes:
- the LOC130420698 gene encoding aerolysin-like protein, with product MSFPTTVSLIGGQGGQHFSFTGETNGASLEKIGVWVGEWQVKAVKVWLSDGRNQTFGNPAGSYQEYKFQPGESFTSLSLWGNGAGTRLGAIRFKTTLQKEFFVKMTSWGLKSEYPMDVGSGYCLGVQGRGGSDIDSMGFVFLNDIESVVLTDVKYPTINQMIPQVAVEEIKSVAYTNESSISQKQKIESSKKISKTSSWSQSISFSSTISLEVKAGIPEIAEVSTGFSITIGAESSYGGEHTEERTETVSSEIEIPPGKKVVVDIDIGRCSFDLPYTGTVKIKCRNQSVLQYETKGKYKGLTYTEIKVHAKEFKL from the coding sequence ATGTCCTTTCCAACAACTGTGAGTTTAATTGGTGGCCAAGGAGGTCAGCACTTTTCATTTACCGGTGAGACAAATGGTGCCAGTTTAGAAAAGATCGGGGTTTGGGTGGGGGAATGGCAAGTGAAAGCGGTCAAGGTCTGGCTTTCTGATGGGAGAAACCAAACCTTTGGAAATCCAGCTGGATCTTATCAAGAGTACAAATTCCAGCCAGGTGAGAGTTTCACCTCACTGTCCCTGTGGGGAAATGGAGCTGGAACGCGTCTTGGGGCCATTCGTTTCAAGACCACCCTGCAAAAGGAATTCTTTGTGAAAATGACAAGCTGGGGATTAAAATCAGAATACCCTATGGATGTTGGCTCTGGATATTGTCTGGGTGTTCAAGGAAGAGGTGGTTCAGACATTGATAGTATGGGATTTGTGTTTCTCAATGATATTGAATCGGTAGTGCTTACTGATGTCAAATATCCCACTATTAACCAAATGATACCACAGGTGGCAGTGGAAGAAATCAAATCTGTTGCTTACACAAATGAGTCATCCATCAGTCAAAAGCAAAAAATTGAAAGCTCAAAAAAAATATCCAAGACATCCTCATGGTCTCAAAGCATAAGCTTTTCGTCAACAATTTCGCTGGAAGTAAAGGCTGGTATTCCAGAAATTGCTGAAGTATCAACAGGATTCAGCATTACCATTGGGGCAGAAAGCAGTTATGGAGGGGAGCATACGGAGGAGAGAACAGAAACGGTGTCATCTGAAATAGAAATTCCACCCGGGAAGAAGGTTGTTGTTGATATCGACATTGGCAGATGCAGTTTTGACCTGCCATACACTGGcacagtgaaaataaagtgcCGGAATCAAAGTGTGTTACAATATGAAACCAAGGGCAAATACAAAGGTCTTACTTACACTGAAATAAAGGTTCATGCTAAAGAGTTTAAACTTTGA